In the candidate division KSB1 bacterium genome, CGGCATCATCCATGACCTCGCTACCAAAATCAGGGACGGGGTTCCCATTGAGCTAAGTATGGGCTATTTCAATCAGATTTGGCAAGGAGATGCATGTGATTATTTGATCCGCTGCCTCGAACTGTGCAGCGTTCCCGCAACGATCATCAATCTGACCGGGCCAGAAGTGCTTTCTGTCCGAAAGGTGGCGGAACAGTTGGGACAGTGCATGGGGATTGCACCGAAATTCGTTGGAGTAGAGAGCGATACTGCGCTGCTGGGAGATGCCTCCGAGCTGTTGAACCGATTTGGAATGCCTTTGATTTCTGCCGATCAGATCGTCGACTGGGTGGCTCATTGGGTGATGCATGGCGGCGAATCCTTGGGCAAACCAACCAAATTTGAGAAGAGGAACGGGAAGTTTTGAAATGGATAAAGTAAAAATCGGAATCATTGGTTTGCAGCATTTGCATCCTCGCAGTTATATGGCGCATTTTCGATCGATAAAAGAGATCGAAGTCGTCTGTGCGGCGGACTCTGATGCCGAATTGCTGCAGCGTTTTTCGAATGATTTTCAGCTCAAAGCGTATTTAGATTGGCGCCAGATGCTGGACCGTGAGTCCTTGGAGCTGGTGGCCATTTTTTTGCCGCATGTACAATGCCCAGACGCAGCAATCTATGCGATCGAGCGTGGTATGAACGTCATCGTCGAAAAGCCAATGGCAGCGGATCAGCGCGCTGCAGAAAAAATGGCATTAGCGGCGGAAAAAAGCGGTGTGGTTCTCACCACACCTTATGTGTGGCGGTTTCATCCTGTGGTTTGGGACATTCGTCAATTGATTTCCGATGGCATCTTAGGTCGTATCATCGGTTGCGAAGGGCGCTGCGCTGCTGGGCGATTGTCCCGCTATCTCGAGGGGCATGCGGGTTGGATGCTGGATGCGCACCAAAGCGGCGGCGGTCCCATGTATAATCTGGGCG is a window encoding:
- a CDS encoding Gfo/Idh/MocA family oxidoreductase — its product is MDKVKIGIIGLQHLHPRSYMAHFRSIKEIEVVCAADSDAELLQRFSNDFQLKAYLDWRQMLDRESLELVAIFLPHVQCPDAAIYAIERGMNVIVEKPMAADQRAAEKMALAAEKSGVVLTTPYVWRFHPVVWDIRQLISDGILGRIIGCEGRCAAGRLSRYLEGHAGWMLDAHQSGGGPMYNLGVHWIDLFAWLLGEPIVSAFGKNVKVNQQYNIEDNSFAILTFQNGAILNLDISYTVPDSYPHGRDLYIGIRGTKGVIQWAPAYEGERDELFICSDHELFRSAPVQRRLYELLPVTGYSGVMGLEYLKAVIEAIQKKLPAPITAHDGARVLKIVEAIYRSAQTHQVVEIA